In one window of Mucilaginibacter auburnensis DNA:
- a CDS encoding molybdopterin-dependent oxidoreductase, whose amino-acid sequence MQKLYTILIAALFFVVPGIAIAQTIKITGEVTTPLDVDKATFQKFTQVSVKYKDKNGKEHTYTGVSLYDILQKAGVTLGPTLRGQNLTKYVLAEAIDGYHVVFALVELDKEFTDKQIILADKVDGAALPTTEGSYRIIVPDDKKAARSIRQVTGLKVAFAK is encoded by the coding sequence ATGCAAAAGCTTTACACCATCCTGATTGCTGCTCTGTTTTTTGTTGTTCCCGGAATAGCTATTGCTCAAACCATAAAGATTACGGGAGAAGTGACCACCCCGCTGGATGTTGATAAAGCTACCTTTCAAAAGTTTACGCAAGTATCAGTAAAATATAAAGACAAAAACGGCAAAGAACATACCTACACAGGCGTATCGCTTTATGATATACTTCAAAAAGCAGGCGTTACTTTAGGCCCAACGTTGCGCGGGCAAAATTTAACCAAGTATGTTTTGGCAGAAGCTATAGATGGGTATCATGTTGTTTTTGCTTTGGTGGAACTGGACAAAGAGTTTACCGATAAGCAAATTATTCTGGCTGATAAAGTTGACGGAGCAGCCTTGCCCACAACTGAGGGTTCTTACAGAATTATAGTGCCCGATGATAAGAAAGCTGCCCGAAGCATAAGGCAGGTAACCGGGCTGAAAGTTGCATTTGCTAAATAG
- a CDS encoding cryptochrome/photolyase family protein: MDTAVTLIFPHQLFKDHPALKQGREVYLVEEWLFFRQYNFHKKKLVLHRASMKFYAAWLQQQGYAVNYIESQDKENDCRELIATLAKRKITEVHIAAPADDWLIKRLTKACNDNGLSLNLYDTPNFLNTPKSVDPFFEKRKTYFQTDFYKWQRKGRGILLDGAGDPVGGHWSFDADNRKKFPKKEKAPALKLPPENEYVKEAVGYVEKHFANNYGSIGGPNLFVVTFDDAERWLHDFLTNRFEKFGIYEDAIVAEEHVLHHSVLTPMFNIGLLTPLQIIEAALAAARKHNTPLNSVEGFLRQIMGWREFIHIVYEREGVRQRTTNYWRFKRKIPKSFWTGETGIVPIDITIKKLLKVGYCHHIERLMVLGSFMQLCEFDPDEVYRWFMEMFIDAYDWVMVPNVYGMTQFADGGLMTTKPYISGSNYLMKMSDYPKGDWQATWDGLFWRFMHVHRGFFLTNPRLGMLINTYDKMEPKKQRQHLNNAERFLDELDEN, translated from the coding sequence ATGGATACAGCAGTCACCCTTATATTTCCGCATCAGTTATTTAAAGATCATCCGGCGTTAAAGCAGGGACGTGAGGTTTACCTGGTAGAAGAGTGGCTGTTTTTCCGTCAATATAATTTCCATAAAAAGAAATTGGTGCTGCATCGGGCCAGCATGAAGTTTTATGCCGCTTGGTTGCAGCAACAAGGTTATGCAGTCAACTATATTGAAAGCCAAGATAAAGAGAACGATTGCCGCGAGCTTATAGCGACCCTCGCGAAGCGAAAAATAACTGAAGTACATATAGCCGCCCCTGCCGACGATTGGCTGATTAAACGCTTAACCAAAGCATGCAATGACAATGGCCTATCGCTGAACCTGTATGACACCCCCAACTTTTTAAATACACCGAAAAGCGTTGATCCCTTTTTTGAAAAGCGGAAAACCTACTTCCAGACAGATTTTTATAAATGGCAGCGAAAGGGGCGCGGCATTTTGCTGGATGGCGCTGGCGATCCGGTAGGTGGGCACTGGTCGTTTGATGCGGACAACCGGAAGAAGTTTCCGAAAAAGGAAAAGGCGCCGGCTTTAAAGCTGCCGCCCGAAAACGAATATGTAAAAGAAGCTGTCGGCTACGTAGAGAAGCACTTTGCCAATAATTACGGCAGTATAGGCGGACCTAACCTGTTTGTTGTAACATTTGATGATGCTGAACGGTGGCTCCACGATTTTTTAACCAATCGCTTTGAAAAGTTCGGCATTTATGAGGATGCCATAGTTGCGGAAGAGCATGTATTGCATCATTCGGTTTTAACGCCCATGTTCAATATTGGTTTGTTAACACCTTTACAGATCATTGAAGCGGCATTGGCGGCAGCCCGTAAGCATAATACCCCGCTTAACTCGGTAGAAGGTTTTTTGCGGCAGATCATGGGCTGGCGGGAGTTTATCCATATAGTTTACGAGCGCGAAGGCGTGCGGCAGCGTACCACCAATTATTGGCGCTTTAAACGCAAAATACCCAAAAGCTTTTGGACAGGCGAAACAGGTATAGTTCCAATTGACATCACCATAAAAAAGCTTTTAAAAGTAGGCTACTGTCACCACATTGAACGCTTGATGGTGCTAGGCAGCTTTATGCAGTTGTGCGAGTTTGACCCCGACGAGGTATACCGCTGGTTTATGGAAATGTTTATTGATGCTTATGATTGGGTAATGGTGCCCAACGTTTACGGCATGACCCAATTTGCCGACGGCGGCCTCATGACCACCAAGCCCTACATTAGCGGCAGCAATTACTTAATGAAAATGAGCGATTACCCTAAAGGCGACTGGCAGGCAACCTGGGATGGCTTATTTTGGCGCTTTATGCATGTGCACCGCGGGTTCTTTTTAACCAACCCGCGTTTAGGTATGCTCATTAACACTTATGATAAAATGGAGCCTAAGAAACAGCGTCAACATTTAAATAATGCCGAACGGTTTTTGGATGAGCTGGATGAAAATTAA
- a CDS encoding ligand-gated ion channel, whose amino-acid sequence MIPIFAHTMTLHQLNSLLNYYKVSLKRVMFIIALALLAPHVNAEGTKPDTVKTGVYITSIHDINFKDKEYTVNLWLWLKYKNKDFNFEENLEIPQAKSFTKSFSTVDSTGGRVYLLMKLQCVMKDSWAIDNFPFDYQKLRFSIENSQFDSKSLVFVADTLGKHFDPRFTLRGWNIDSISVTTGTKLYETGFGDETLAKPHTEYSNFKVLLIINRNAMGLFWKMFLGMYIAFLIAYICFYIHKDSIDSRFGLSVGALFAVVGNKYIVDSALPDSTTFTLVDMLHGITLLFILTVIMSTSYSLILIKRNKDEQAKKFDLVAAQVLLACYVLINAWLIYSASRVAL is encoded by the coding sequence ATGATACCGATATTTGCCCATACCATGACACTGCACCAATTAAACAGCCTGTTAAATTACTACAAAGTCTCTTTAAAAAGGGTAATGTTTATCATCGCATTGGCATTGCTGGCCCCTCATGTAAATGCGGAAGGAACCAAACCCGACACCGTTAAAACAGGCGTTTACATTACCAGCATACACGACATTAACTTTAAAGACAAGGAGTATACCGTAAACCTTTGGCTTTGGCTGAAATACAAAAACAAAGATTTCAACTTTGAGGAGAACCTGGAAATTCCGCAGGCAAAATCATTCACCAAATCGTTTTCAACTGTTGACAGTACCGGCGGGCGCGTTTACCTGCTAATGAAACTGCAATGTGTGATGAAGGATTCATGGGCCATTGATAATTTTCCGTTTGATTATCAGAAGCTGCGTTTTTCGATTGAAAACTCACAGTTTGATTCCAAATCGCTGGTGTTTGTTGCTGATACTTTGGGTAAACACTTTGACCCTCGCTTTACGCTGCGCGGATGGAACATTGACAGCATAAGTGTAACCACCGGCACCAAACTCTACGAGACCGGCTTTGGCGATGAAACCTTAGCCAAGCCGCATACCGAATACAGCAACTTTAAGGTACTGCTTATTATTAATCGCAATGCCATGGGCCTGTTCTGGAAAATGTTTTTAGGCATGTACATAGCATTCCTTATTGCTTACATATGCTTTTACATCCATAAAGACAGCATTGACTCGCGGTTTGGTTTAAGCGTGGGCGCCTTGTTCGCGGTGGTAGGTAATAAATACATTGTTGACTCAGCCCTGCCCGATTCAACCACGTTCACACTTGTTGACATGCTGCATGGCATTACCCTGCTTTTTATACTAACGGTAATTATGTCTACCTCCTATTCTTTGATCCTCATCAAACGAAACAAAGATGAGCAAGCCAAAAAATTTGATCTGGTTGCAGCGCAGGTATTGCTGGCATGTTATGTGCTGATAAACGCCTGGCTCATTTATTCGGCAAGCAGGGTGGCTTTGTAA
- a CDS encoding tetratricopeptide repeat protein — MKMLLNHINHSSYRKPLIYCVSFLLVFLTDIAIIACGPEADPYDYYVSFFHNNLAENNAYQPFSFTGYTFVYDDNEPQSEPLINSSEWAGYFKGDVKVSDVAKVMYGLNAPTDSVVNAAYFSQKSKLPDSLTQNSFLKALQQKKYAGALAYYELAKKIEPEATVENQWDPQPRDTAKMISLANEASKLGSKETDSFLKLRYFYQAQRMFRYAGNRDKARNVYTTYIEKQPSASHVKGWSLSLQAGVEPDSVRSAYLFSRVFENYPERRIQAYRNYYYNHANASDVLKLAKNDSEKAVIYAIEGLGDPEYNINYLKEIYGCQPNSPVIGILLAREVNKLEEQFLDNKIDKRSSPILNPVKAYYYAYGFNYVDPEQAKSDKIARAHMADLSKFCEQVFTERKFKDYGLAKIVQAYLSWMLDDTKAGTVYLSQLDKVSLRNKLNDQKQIVKLLLTAQSIQKLDSLNEVTLLPLLQWLDKKVESEANAPKEVDNYMAYSTYSYRRFTGTARNFYQTVLAPAYYKQGYISKAAAAVVKGESLVAHKEWRDEVTTNFWQNYLRPGSVLKLIEWKNRSPNDPYLKLLTSNLAFYSNSNLYELLGTTYLREHQYQKAITALNRVGEAYSDSLAKNSFSSTEESDPFINQMADYPKVWTKAGSKGYNKLDFAKAMYALQRKMKTEPNNADHYFKYATALYNTGMHGNSWQFISYTWAAADAGRKKVHYYDDDYIQSINAEQYFLKARAVSNNTEFKAKCTFMAAKCRQKQIIKPEYYGNDYDKRIKKYAAEVRHNPFFEQLTVYSKTRFYKQAVNDCSYLRDFLKSR, encoded by the coding sequence ATGAAAATGTTATTAAATCATATAAACCACAGCAGCTACAGGAAACCGCTGATCTACTGCGTTAGTTTTCTGTTAGTATTCCTTACCGATATTGCCATTATAGCTTGCGGGCCGGAGGCCGACCCTTACGACTATTATGTTTCTTTTTTTCATAACAACCTGGCTGAAAATAACGCTTATCAGCCATTTTCCTTTACCGGATACACGTTTGTATACGACGATAATGAACCTCAAAGTGAACCATTGATCAATAGCAGTGAATGGGCCGGTTATTTTAAAGGTGATGTTAAGGTAAGCGATGTAGCAAAAGTAATGTATGGATTGAATGCCCCTACAGATTCTGTAGTTAATGCCGCATATTTCAGCCAGAAGAGCAAATTGCCGGATAGCTTGACACAAAATTCTTTTTTGAAGGCATTGCAGCAAAAGAAATATGCCGGCGCTCTGGCTTATTATGAACTTGCGAAAAAAATTGAGCCCGAAGCCACCGTTGAAAATCAATGGGACCCTCAGCCAAGAGATACTGCTAAAATGATAAGCCTGGCTAACGAGGCTTCAAAGCTTGGCAGCAAGGAAACTGACAGCTTTTTAAAACTGCGTTATTTTTATCAGGCGCAACGTATGTTTCGTTATGCCGGTAACCGTGATAAAGCACGTAATGTTTACACCACATACATAGAAAAGCAACCTTCAGCAAGCCATGTAAAGGGTTGGTCATTGTCGTTACAGGCGGGTGTTGAGCCTGATAGTGTACGTTCGGCTTACCTTTTTTCCAGGGTTTTTGAAAATTATCCGGAGCGCAGGATACAGGCATACCGTAATTACTATTACAACCACGCTAACGCAAGTGATGTACTAAAGCTTGCGAAAAACGACAGCGAGAAGGCTGTTATTTATGCGATAGAAGGCTTAGGCGACCCTGAATATAACATCAATTATTTAAAGGAAATCTACGGTTGTCAGCCCAATTCCCCGGTAATAGGCATATTGCTGGCGCGTGAGGTGAATAAATTGGAGGAGCAGTTTTTAGATAATAAGATCGACAAACGCTCATCACCAATTTTAAATCCGGTCAAAGCCTATTATTATGCTTACGGTTTTAATTATGTAGACCCGGAACAAGCTAAGTCAGATAAGATAGCCAGGGCGCATATGGCAGATTTAAGTAAATTTTGCGAACAGGTTTTTACTGAGCGTAAGTTTAAAGATTACGGTTTAGCAAAGATAGTGCAGGCATATCTCAGCTGGATGTTAGATGATACAAAGGCGGGTACAGTTTATCTAAGTCAGTTAGACAAAGTAAGTTTAAGGAACAAGCTTAATGACCAAAAGCAGATCGTAAAGCTTTTGCTTACGGCTCAAAGTATCCAAAAACTGGATAGTCTAAATGAGGTTACGCTGTTACCTCTGTTGCAATGGTTGGATAAAAAAGTTGAAAGCGAAGCCAATGCTCCTAAAGAGGTTGACAACTACATGGCTTACAGCACTTATAGCTACAGACGGTTTACAGGTACAGCGCGCAATTTTTACCAAACCGTACTTGCCCCTGCTTATTACAAACAGGGCTATATAAGCAAAGCCGCGGCTGCAGTAGTTAAAGGCGAGAGTTTAGTGGCTCATAAAGAGTGGAGAGATGAAGTAACTACAAACTTTTGGCAAAACTACCTGCGCCCGGGTTCGGTATTAAAGTTAATTGAGTGGAAAAACCGCTCACCTAATGATCCGTATCTTAAACTTTTAACTTCAAACCTGGCATTTTATTCAAACAGCAATCTGTATGAACTGCTTGGCACTACTTATTTGCGCGAACACCAGTATCAAAAGGCCATTACTGCATTGAACAGGGTGGGTGAAGCTTATTCTGATAGTCTGGCAAAGAATAGCTTTTCATCAACAGAAGAAAGCGATCCTTTTATCAATCAAATGGCAGACTACCCAAAGGTATGGACCAAAGCGGGCTCAAAAGGATATAACAAGCTTGATTTTGCTAAAGCCATGTACGCTTTGCAGCGAAAAATGAAGACTGAACCCAATAATGCAGATCATTATTTTAAATATGCTACGGCTTTGTACAACACAGGTATGCACGGCAACTCCTGGCAGTTTATAAGCTACACCTGGGCAGCCGCCGATGCCGGGCGCAAAAAAGTGCATTACTATGATGACGACTATATACAAAGCATAAATGCGGAACAATATTTTCTGAAGGCCAGAGCGGTCAGTAATAATACTGAGTTTAAAGCGAAATGCACTTTTATGGCCGCGAAATGCAGGCAGAAGCAAATAATAAAACCTGAATATTATGGCAATGATTACGACAAGCGGATAAAGAAATATGCCGCCGAAGTAAGGCATAATCCGTTTTTTGAACAGCTAACGGTCTACAGTAAAACCCGGTTTTACAAACAGGCCGTTAACGATTGTAGCTACTTGCGCGACTTTTTAAAATCCAGATAA
- a CDS encoding response regulator transcription factor, which produces MNKEIKIALVEDDENLRFLVAERLESEGYKVLEASNGDDAENIILSQQPDIVLLDWMLPGKQGSEVCTNVRAKGFDKLIIMTTAKQQDIDKIDAYGFGVSDYITKPFNMDVLVALIDNKIKFQLNSEKSETYSFANMEHHPNTHLLIKDGRKIELTILENRILLYFLKNKNKVINREELMMEVWGYNADVNTRTLDMHIVRLRKKIETNPDYPQYLQTVRGIGYKFAYVA; this is translated from the coding sequence ATGAATAAAGAGATAAAGATTGCGCTGGTTGAGGACGACGAGAACTTGCGTTTTTTAGTGGCCGAGCGCCTGGAGAGTGAAGGTTATAAAGTATTGGAAGCCAGCAATGGAGACGATGCCGAAAATATTATTTTAAGTCAGCAGCCTGATATAGTGTTGTTAGACTGGATGCTGCCAGGCAAACAAGGCTCAGAAGTTTGTACCAACGTGCGCGCCAAAGGTTTTGATAAGCTTATTATCATGACCACCGCCAAACAGCAGGATATTGATAAGATAGATGCTTATGGCTTCGGCGTGTCTGACTATATAACCAAGCCATTTAACATGGATGTATTGGTGGCGCTGATAGATAACAAGATCAAGTTTCAGTTAAACAGTGAAAAATCTGAAACTTACAGCTTTGCCAATATGGAGCATCATCCTAACACGCACCTGCTGATAAAGGATGGCCGTAAAATTGAGCTCACCATTTTAGAGAACCGTATATTGCTTTACTTTTTAAAGAACAAAAACAAAGTAATTAACCGTGAGGAACTGATGATGGAGGTTTGGGGCTACAACGCCGATGTAAACACCCGCACGCTGGATATGCACATTGTACGCCTTCGTAAAAAAATAGAAACCAATCCTGATTATCCGCAGTATCTGCAAACCGTGAGGGGCATTGGATATAAGTTTGCTTATGTGGCATAA
- a CDS encoding sensor histidine kinase, with the protein MRPPNTSYRKNFSLIVAFLVLVSVTLFVALYVVYRITANNVDNDFSFRKNTVNEKTFIDPYNDLYKNSIPMITSYMGLLDSASAREYSDSIFHRFNFVRKVVFFQISAGNPVGTKTRASKLGLTVRSINQYYPKGEKPKLQRNEGAINENDFRQMVDKVNEYITAYDTSRGASTEDQAKFYITRLGKISFLNMPNNEDLKVYYDLQKSGYSPALYKQNMFTFYLDPQYLKIVNTNPELYENISIKPFFYDPPDIDRTRFRTDEVALSGALSDYKLYFVSSISHLTDETNRRFAPAGIIILVVYSVFVLIGWLIYRNLNVNLKLFKLQYDFINNFTHEFKTPVSVIKIAGSNLRSDNELTERQRKHYGKILDEEADKLNELMNKLLSFTQLENKSIKIKTDKINMTEFVKGYIDTFTIKYPDFKLDFKISNAQYFETDAVLLGSIFQNLMENAYKYSHPEQKSLFINVVGDKRNIIFSFIDNGIGIPKSELNNIFKKFYRLENQYNKNGSVGLGLAFCKELVNFMNGTITVRSKVNEGSEFVITFPYEN; encoded by the coding sequence ATGCGGCCACCCAATACGTCTTACCGGAAGAATTTTTCGTTAATAGTAGCCTTTTTGGTGCTGGTATCGGTAACACTTTTTGTTGCCCTGTATGTGGTGTACCGCATAACCGCCAATAACGTTGATAACGATTTTTCATTCAGGAAAAACACTGTTAACGAAAAAACTTTTATAGACCCCTACAACGATCTGTACAAGAACAGCATCCCCATGATCACCTCGTACATGGGTTTGTTAGATTCGGCATCGGCGCGCGAGTATTCTGATTCTATTTTCCATCGCTTTAACTTTGTTAGAAAAGTAGTTTTTTTCCAGATATCTGCAGGTAATCCGGTCGGTACCAAAACAAGGGCAAGTAAACTGGGGCTTACAGTGCGGTCAATTAACCAATACTATCCTAAGGGCGAAAAACCCAAACTACAGAGAAACGAAGGCGCCATCAACGAAAATGATTTCCGCCAGATGGTGGATAAGGTGAATGAGTACATCACGGCTTATGATACGTCGCGAGGGGCAAGTACGGAGGACCAGGCCAAGTTCTACATTACCCGTCTGGGTAAGATCAGCTTTTTGAACATGCCCAATAATGAGGACCTGAAAGTGTATTATGATCTGCAAAAAAGCGGCTACTCGCCGGCTTTGTATAAGCAGAACATGTTTACATTTTACCTTGATCCGCAGTACCTCAAGATTGTAAATACCAATCCGGAGCTTTACGAGAACATCTCCATCAAACCGTTTTTTTATGACCCGCCAGATATTGACAGAACGCGGTTCAGAACTGATGAGGTAGCGTTGAGCGGCGCGCTGTCAGACTATAAGCTTTACTTTGTATCGTCTATTAGTCACCTTACTGATGAAACCAACCGCCGTTTTGCACCGGCGGGTATTATTATATTGGTGGTATACAGTGTTTTTGTGTTAATAGGCTGGCTCATTTACCGCAACCTTAACGTTAACTTGAAGCTGTTTAAGCTGCAGTACGATTTTATTAACAACTTTACGCACGAGTTTAAAACGCCGGTAAGCGTAATAAAAATTGCCGGTTCCAACCTGCGTAGCGATAATGAATTGACCGAACGGCAGCGCAAGCACTACGGTAAAATATTGGACGAAGAAGCCGATAAGCTGAATGAGCTGATGAACAAGCTGTTATCATTCACGCAACTGGAAAATAAATCCATCAAAATAAAGACAGACAAGATCAACATGACCGAGTTTGTGAAGGGTTATATTGACACCTTCACCATAAAATATCCTGATTTTAAACTTGATTTCAAGATAAGTAACGCCCAGTATTTTGAGACCGACGCTGTGCTTTTAGGCAGTATTTTTCAAAACCTGATGGAGAACGCCTACAAGTACTCGCACCCCGAGCAAAAAAGTCTTTTTATAAATGTGGTTGGCGACAAACGTAATATCATTTTTTCGTTCATTGATAACGGTATTGGCATCCCCAAAAGCGAATTAAATAATATATTTAAAAAATTTTATAGATTAGAAAACCAATATAACAAAAACGGGAGCGTTGGCCTTGGTTTGGCGTTTTGCAAAGAGCTGGTGAATTTTATGAACGGCACCATAACGGTTCGGAGCAAGGTAAACGAAGGTTCAGAGTTTGTAATAACGTTTCCTTATGAGAATTAG
- a CDS encoding S9 family peptidase gives MAAAFFACNDKKADDIPASDFFTSSEKTNFKISPNGKYVSYLKLHNGKRNVFIKKLDDGSEVRATSFTDFDVNDYFWTFDNQVLFGKDNFGKQAPHQLFALDVQTLKTRVLLTSEPKIRTRILSTNRLSPDVISITMNKRDSAQADVYKLNVRTGKTDLYLVNPGNVTEWFVDADGSIKLVKATEGAEETILFRSTELSAFKPIIKNNFRNSVRPIGFTGIKNYFYALSNVGRDKTAVVEIDAADGKEERVLYASNTADMQRVEYIKSRRRLELTAWDEAKPKKHFFDKGIETIYAELDKQLAGYEISITGRDTSEQRFIVSAVTDRSRGGIYLYERDGNKLTRLNDNAGPNPDDMSPMEPISYHATDGLFINGYITYPQGDKRTNLPVVVFAHDGPFGQRDSWGYRAETQFLASRGYAVLQINYRGSSGYGKLFYNAGFKEQGGKIQQDILDGVNWLVQNKIANPNKVAIMGRGFGGYSALYGVSFFPNKYNCAIALDAPINAFTYIKELPSFFKTTLQKRYEMFGDPDKDADMLKSISPVFNVGKVKSPLLMFQGELDMRLNKGELEHYVRGLQRRNVPITYVPQKNERWSGQTDSSKTKIYQQIEKFLHDNMLAKP, from the coding sequence TTGGCGGCAGCTTTCTTTGCATGTAATGATAAGAAAGCCGATGATATACCGGCAAGCGACTTTTTTACTTCGTCTGAAAAAACAAATTTTAAAATATCGCCTAACGGCAAATATGTATCTTATTTAAAGCTGCATAACGGAAAACGGAATGTGTTTATTAAGAAGCTGGATGATGGCAGCGAGGTAAGGGCAACATCATTTACCGACTTTGATGTGAACGACTATTTCTGGACGTTTGATAACCAGGTTTTATTTGGTAAAGACAATTTTGGCAAGCAGGCACCGCACCAGCTTTTTGCCCTTGATGTGCAAACGCTGAAAACGCGTGTGCTGCTAACTTCAGAACCTAAGATAAGAACGCGTATACTCAGCACTAACCGCCTCAGCCCTGATGTTATTTCCATCACCATGAACAAGCGCGACTCGGCCCAGGCAGATGTTTATAAGCTTAACGTTCGTACCGGCAAAACTGATCTGTACCTGGTTAACCCGGGCAATGTAACAGAATGGTTTGTTGATGCCGATGGTAGCATTAAACTGGTTAAAGCCACAGAAGGAGCAGAGGAAACTATTTTATTCCGGTCTACGGAGCTATCGGCGTTTAAGCCCATCATCAAAAATAACTTTCGTAATTCTGTAAGGCCAATAGGATTTACGGGGATTAAAAACTATTTCTACGCGCTTTCAAACGTGGGGCGCGATAAAACTGCCGTTGTAGAAATTGACGCCGCTGACGGCAAGGAAGAACGTGTGCTTTACGCAAGTAATACTGCCGATATGCAACGTGTGGAATATATTAAGAGCCGCCGCCGCCTTGAATTGACCGCCTGGGACGAAGCGAAGCCGAAAAAGCACTTTTTTGACAAAGGCATTGAAACTATATACGCTGAACTTGACAAGCAACTGGCAGGTTATGAAATAAGTATTACAGGCCGTGACACATCCGAACAACGTTTTATTGTTAGCGCAGTTACAGACAGGAGCAGGGGTGGCATTTATTTGTATGAGCGTGATGGCAACAAACTCACACGTTTAAATGATAATGCGGGACCTAACCCCGACGATATGAGCCCTATGGAACCGATTAGTTACCACGCTACAGATGGCTTGTTTATTAATGGCTACATTACCTATCCGCAGGGAGATAAACGCACCAACTTGCCGGTAGTTGTTTTTGCACACGATGGGCCATTTGGTCAGCGTGATAGCTGGGGCTACCGTGCCGAAACACAATTTTTAGCAAGCAGGGGGTACGCTGTGTTGCAGATCAACTACCGTGGTTCATCGGGTTATGGAAAACTATTTTATAACGCGGGCTTTAAAGAGCAGGGCGGTAAAATTCAGCAGGATATTTTAGATGGCGTGAACTGGCTGGTACAAAACAAAATAGCTAACCCTAACAAAGTAGCCATTATGGGCAGAGGCTTTGGCGGATATTCTGCTTTGTATGGCGTATCGTTCTTCCCTAATAAGTACAACTGCGCAATAGCTTTAGATGCGCCGATAAACGCGTTTACTTACATAAAGGAGTTGCCGTCTTTCTTTAAAACAACATTGCAGAAACGTTATGAAATGTTTGGTGATCCCGACAAAGACGCGGATATGCTAAAGTCCATATCCCCGGTGTTCAATGTAGGTAAAGTTAAATCGCCGTTGCTGATGTTTCAGGGCGAACTGGATATGCGCTTGAACAAGGGCGAACTGGAGCATTATGTGCGTGGTTTGCAACGCCGCAATGTGCCCATTACTTACGTGCCACAGAAAAACGAAAGATGGTCTGGCCAGACCGATAGCAGCAAGACCAAGATCTATCAGCAAATTGAGAAGTTTCTGCATGATAATATGCTGGCTAAACCTTAA